ACCAAAACATAATGCTCACCAGCTACAGGGTCTCTAAAGCTCTTATCATTATTCTCGATATAATTAGCAGTAAAAGTACTTAAGTCGCCTGGGTCAGGATAATCCCCGTCGTTATTACCAGCATACTGCTCAAGCTGAGAGACTAAGTACCCGAGATCTGTCCGTCTCTGACTGTCTCTCTGAGACCTCTGTGCCCCACCTACTGAATTAAACACTACTACCATGATCAAGGCTGCAATGGCCAAGACAATAATTACTTCTATCAGGGTAAAACCTTTTTTTGCCGTCTGCATTATTACTCCTTAGTTTTGTTTTGTTAACTGTTAGCTATACCCCTTATGATTTATAGTTTATCTTTAGAATCATTTTAAGTCAATAGTCTTCTATACTCCCGAATCAAATCCTTGACCTACTAAACTATAAATCGGATACAAGATTGCTCCAATAATACCCATCACAATCACCCCCATGATTACCATCATTGCAGGTTCAATCAGAGTCGAAATATTCTTGACAGTCTGGTTGACCTCTTCTTCATAGAAATTAGCTACTTTTTCAAGCATTTCGCCAAGAGTTCCTGACTCTTCACCAATTCTAGTCATCTGGCTGACCAAGGGCAAAAAGTGTTCTTGCTCTTTGAGGGTTTGGCTCATTGGCACACCACCTCGAACCTTGACAATCACCTCATCAAGCTCATCAACCAGAAGTTTATTAGTCAGGGCTTGTTTGGTAATTGCTAGAGCATCCAGTATCTGAACCCCACTCTTGATGAGTGAGCTCAAAGTTCGACAAAAAGTTGCCATGTACATCTTGTATACTAGATCTTTGAATACTGGCATTCGAACCTTAAGCTGATCTACTATACCGTGACCGAGTGGAGATTTGATAAATGCTCTAATCCCCAGAATAATACCTGCAAAAATTAGTATTGCAAAAAACCACGAATCAGTCATAAATACTCCTAGATTCTGAAGTGCCTGAGTCAAGGCTGGTAATTCTGCCCCGAGATCATCATAGAGAGTTGCCACTTGGGGAAGAACAGCTGTTAGCATAAAGACCAAAACTCCACCAATCACCACCAAAACAACCATCGGATAAACCATCGCACCCTTGACCTTGGAATTAATTTGTTCTTGATTTTCTAGTTGTTTGGCTAGTCTATCAAGTGATTGATCAAGGGTACCAGAAGCCTCACCAGCGCTAAGCATACTGATAAAGATATTATCAAACACTTTCGGGTATTGAGCAAAAGCTTCAGCAATACTACTACCCCCCTGGATCATTGCCTCAATCTTCTCAATGATGTCTCTAAATCCTTGATTACTTAGCTGTTCGGCAGCAGTTGAGATCGCTGTAGTGATTGGTAATCCTGCATTGATTAGAGTGGCTAATTGTCTGGTGAATAGAACCTTCTCTTTGGCCTTAACCTTTGTTCCTCTATTTAGACTAAATCCAGAACCAGTAGATTTCAACTTGATACTGATCGGATAAAGATTCCTCTCATTAAGTAGTCTTGCTGCTGCTGTTTGATTTTCTGCCGAAATATCCCCCTTGACTTGCTGTCCGGTTGCTAAATCTTTTGCTGTATAATTGAACTCTTGCATATTATGACCTCATTAATCTTTCTAATTCACTTGGGTTTATACTATAATCTTTTGCTTGATTTGCTGTAATCTTACCAGCCCTAACCAAATCTACCAATGATCGATTCATTGACTGCATACCCATAGCTGCACTAGTAGAGATCGCTGAATCAATCTGATAGGTCTTAGATTCTCGAATCAGATTACTAATCGCTGAAGTAGCGAGCAAAACTTCAGTAGCAAGGCTTCTCTTGCCTTCATTGTTC
The sequence above is drawn from the Candidatus Saccharibacteria bacterium genome and encodes:
- a CDS encoding type II secretion system protein, translating into MQTAKKGFTLIEVIIVLAIAALIMVVVFNSVGGAQRSQRDSQRRTDLGYLVSQLEQYAGNNDGDYPDPGDLSTFTANYIENNDKSFRDPVAGEHYVLVENSSLESQESPSGLCGGGGNLTENGYQEVYYNRMTRRSFAIEVCLESGNYVQTNK
- a CDS encoding type II secretion system F family protein; the encoded protein is MQEFNYTAKDLATGQQVKGDISAENQTAAARLLNERNLYPISIKLKSTGSGFSLNRGTKVKAKEKVLFTRQLATLINAGLPITTAISTAAEQLSNQGFRDIIEKIEAMIQGGSSIAEAFAQYPKVFDNIFISMLSAGEASGTLDQSLDRLAKQLENQEQINSKVKGAMVYPMVVLVVIGGVLVFMLTAVLPQVATLYDDLGAELPALTQALQNLGVFMTDSWFFAILIFAGIILGIRAFIKSPLGHGIVDQLKVRMPVFKDLVYKMYMATFCRTLSSLIKSGVQILDALAITKQALTNKLLVDELDEVIVKVRGGVPMSQTLKEQEHFLPLVSQMTRIGEESGTLGEMLEKVANFYEEEVNQTVKNISTLIEPAMMVIMGVIVMGIIGAILYPIYSLVGQGFDSGV